In Phyllostomus discolor isolate MPI-MPIP mPhyDis1 chromosome 2, mPhyDis1.pri.v3, whole genome shotgun sequence, the following are encoded in one genomic region:
- the PAN2 gene encoding PAN2-PAN3 deadenylation complex catalytic subunit PAN2 isoform X8, whose translation MNFEGLDPGLAEYAPAMHSALDPVLDAHLNPSLLQNVELDPEGVALEALPVQESVHIMEGVYSELHSVVAEVGVPVSVSHFDLHEEMLWVGSHGGHATSFFGPTLERYSSFQVNGSDDIRQIQSLENGILFLTKNNLKYMARGGLIIFDYLLDESEDMHSLLLTDSSTLLVGGLQNHILEIDLNTVQETQKYAVETPGVTIMRQTNRFFFCGHTSGKISLRDLRTFKVEHEFDAFSGSLSDFDVHGNLLATCGFSSRLTGLACDRFLKVYDLRMMRAITPLQVHVDPAFLRFIPTYTSRLAIISQSGQCQFCEPTGLANPADIFHVNPVGPLLMTFDVSASKQALAFGDSEGCVHLWTDSPEPSFNPYSRETEFALPCLVDSLPPLDWSQDLLPLSLIPVPLTTDTLLSDWPAANSAPAPRRAPPVDAEILRTMKKVGFIGYAPNPRTRLRNQIPYRLKESDSEFDSFSQVTESPVGREEEPHRHMVSKKYRKVTIKYSKLGLEDFDFKHYNKTLFAGLEPHIPNAYCNCMIQVLYFLEPVRCLIQNHLCQKEFCLACELGFLFHMLDLSRGDPCQGSNFLRAFRTIPEASALGLILADSDEASGKGNLARLIQRWNRFILTQLHQDMQELEVPQAYRGAGGSFCSSGDSVIGQLFSCEMENCSLCRCGSETVRASSTLLFTLSYPEDKTGKNYDFAQVLKRSICLEQNTQAWCDNCEKYQPTIQTRNIRHLPDILVINCEVNSSKEADFWRMQAEFAFKMAVKKYGGEISSKNKEFALADWKEVGSPEGMLMCSSIEELKNVWLPFSIRMKMTKNKGLDVCNWTDGDEMQWGPARAEEEHGVYVYDLMATVVHILDSRTGGSLVAHIKVGETYHQRKEGVTHQQWYLFNDFLIEPIDKHEAVQFDMNWKVPAILYYIKRNLNSKYNLNIKNPIEASVLMAEASLARKQRKTHTTFIPLMLNEMPQVGDLVGLDAEFVTLNEEEAELRSDGTKSTIKPSQMSVARITCVRGQGPNEGIPFIDDYISTQEQVVDYLTQYSGIKPGDLDAKISSKHLTTLKSTYLKLRFLIDIGVKFVGHGLQKDFRVINLMVPKDQVLDTVYLFHMPRKRMISLRFLAWYFLDLKIQGETHDSIEDARTALQLYRKYLELSKNGTEPESFHKVLKGLYEKGRKLDWKVPEPEGQTSPKNAAVFSSVLAL comes from the exons ATGAACTTCGAGGGTCTGGATCCTGGACTGGCAGAGTATGCCCCAGCCATGCATTCTGCCCTGGACCCTGTCCTGGATGCCCACCTGAACCCAAGTCTGCTACAGAATGTGGAGCTGGACCcggagggagtggccttggaggCTCTTCCTGTCCAAGAGTCAGTGCACATAATGGAAGGTGTCTACTCTGAACTGCACAGTGTGGTGGCTGAAGTGGGCGTGCCTGTCTCCGTCTCCCACTTTGACTTGCACGAGGAGATGCTGTGGGTGGGAAGCCATGGG GGTCATGCCACTTCATTTTTCGGCCCAACCTTGGAGCGCTACTCATCCTTTCAGGTTAATGGCAGTGATGACATTAGGCAGATCCAGAGCCTGGAGAATGGTATCCTTTTTCTCACCAAGAACAACCTCAAGTACATGGCCCGTGGGGGCCTCATTATATTTGATTATCT GCTAGACGAGAGTGAGGATATGCACAGTCTTCTGCTGACTGACAGCAGCACGCTGCTTGTTGGTGGGCTGCAGAACCACATATTGGAAATCGACCTTAACACTGTCCAGGAGACGCAGAAG TATGCAGTTGAGACACCTGGAGTCACCATCATGAGACAGACAAACCGCTTCTTCTTCTGTGGCCACACATCCGGCAAG ATTTCCCTGCGAGACCTTCGCACTTTTAAGGTGGAGCACGAGTTTGATGCTTTCTCAGGGAGTCTGTCGGACTTTGACGTGCATGGCAACCTGCTGGCCACTTGTGGCTTCTCCAGCCGCCTCACCGGCCTCGCCTGTGACCGTTTCCTCAAGGTGTATGATCTGCGCATGATGCGTGCCATCACACCACTTCAAGTTCACGTGGATCCTGCCTTCTTGCGTTTCATCCCTACGTATACTTCTCGTCTTGCTATCATCTCCCAGTCAG gGCAATGCCAGTTTTGTGAACCCACAGGCCTGGCCAACCCAGCAGACATCTTTCATGTGAATCCTGTGGGGCCTCTGTTAATGACGTTTGATGTGTCAGCCAGCAAGCAGGCCCTGGCCTTTGGAGATTCGGAGGGCTGTGTGCACCTCTGGACTGATTCCCCTGAGCCTTCCTTCAACCCCTACTCCCGGGAGACTGAGTTTGCCTTGCCCTGTCTTGTGGACTCACTGCCTCCTCTGGACTGGAGCCAGGACCTGCTGCCTCTTTCCCTCATCCCTGTCCCACTCACCACAGACACGCTTCTCTCTGATTGGCCTGCTGCCAACTCTGCTCCGGCTCCCAG GCGAGCACCCCCGGTGGATGCAGAGATTCTGCGCACCATGAAGAAGGTGGGCTTCATTGGCTATGCACCCAACCCACGGACCAGGCTACGTAATCAG attcCTTACCGACTCAAGGAGTCAGACAGTGAATTTGACAGCTTCAGCCAGGTCACTGAGTCACCAGTAGGGCGGGAAGAAGAGCCACATCGCCACATGGTCTCTAAGAAATACCGCAAG GTAACCATCAAATACTCCAAGCTAGGGCTGGAGGACTTTGACTTCAAACACTACAATAAGACCCTCTTTGCTGGATTGGAGCCCCACATCCCCAATGCCTACTGTAACTGCATGATCCAG GTACTGTATTTCCTGGAGCCTGTTCGCTGCCTGATCCAGAACCACCTTTGCCAGAAGGAGTTCTGCCTGGCATGTGAGCTGGGCTTCCTTTTCCACATGTTGGACCTCTCCCGAGGTGACCCTTGTCAG GGCAGTAATTTTCTTCGGGCGTTCCGCACCATTCCTGAGGCCTCAGCCCTTGGCCTGATCCTGGCTGACTCGGATGAGGCTTCAGGCAAGGGCAATCTGGCCAGGCTCATCCAGCGGTGGAATCGCTTCATTCTCACGCAGCTGCATCAGGATATGCAGGAGCTGGAAGTACCCCAGGCTTATCGAGGTGCTGGAGGCAG CTTTTGCTCATCGGGGGACTCAGTCATTGGGCAGCTGTTCAGCTGTGAGATGGAGAACTGCAGCCTCTGCCGCTGTGGCAGTGAGACCGTGCGAGCCTCATCTACCCTGCTCTTCACGCTCTCCTACCCTGAGG ATAAAACCGGGAAGAACTATGACTTTGCCCAGGTGCTAAAGCGAAGCATCTGCCTGGAGCAGAATACGCAGGCGTGGTGTGACAACTGTGAAAAGTACCAGCCCACG ATTCAGACACGCAACATCCGCCACCTGCCAGATATTCTTGTCATCAATTGTGAAGTGAACAGCTCAAAAGAAGCTGATTTCTGGAGAATGCAGGCTGAG TTTGCTTTCAAGATGGCAGTAAAGAAATACGGTGGGGAAATCTCCTCCAAGAACAAGGAATTTGCTTTGGCTGATTG GAAGGAAGTAGGGAGCCCAGAGGGCATGCTGATGTGTTCTTCCATTGAGGAATTAAAGAATGTCTGGCTACCGTTCTCTATTCGCATGAAGATGACCAAGAACAAAGGACTCGATGTTTGCAATTGGACCGATGGGGATGAGATGCAG TggggcccagccagggcagaggaggaacATGGTGTCTATGTGTATGACCTGATGGCTACTGTGGTACACATCCTGGACTCGCGCACAGGGGGCAGCCTGGTGGCTCACATCAAAGTTGGAGAGACCTACCACCAACGCAAGGAG GGCGTTACCCACCAGCAGTGGTACCTCTTCAATGACTTTCTTATTGAACCTATTGATAAG CATGAAGCTGTGCAGTTTGACATGAATTGGAAAGTGCCTGCTATCCTTTATTACATCAAAAGGAATCTTAATTCCAAATACAACCTGAACA TCAAGAACCCTATTGAGGCAAGTGTCCTGATGGCTGAAGCCTCACTGGCACGGAAGCAGCGGAAGACACATACTACCTTCATTCCGCTGATGCTGAATGAGATGCCACAGGTTGGGGACCTGGTGGGCCTGGATGCTGAGTTCGTCACCCTCAATGAG GAGGAAGCAGAGTTGCGCAGTGATGGCACCAAGTCGACCATCAAACCAAGCCAGATGTCAGTCGCTAGGATTACCTGTGTTCGGGGCCAGGGGCCCAATGAGGGTATCCCTTTCATTGATGACTACATCTCTACCCAGGAGCAG GTGGTGGATTACTTGACTCAATACTCAGGGATAAAGCCAGGAGATCTCGATGCCAAGATTTCCTCTAAGCACCTCACAACTCTCAAGTCTACCTACTTAAAACTTCGTTTTCTCATAGACATTGGAGTCAAGTTTGTGGGTCATGGTCTGCAGAAGGACTTCCGGGTCATCAACCTCATG GTGCCCAAGGACCAAGTCCTTGACACAGTCTATCTGTTTCACATGCCCCGAAAACGAATGATTTCCCTGCGATTCCTTGCTTGGTATTTTCTGG ACCTGAAGATTCAAGGGGAGACCCACGACAGTATTGAGGATGCTCGCACAGCCCTTCAGCTCTACCGAAAGTATCTGGAGCTAAGCAAAAATGGCACTGAGCCCGAGTCCTTCCACAAAGTGCTCAAGGGTCTTTACGAGAAGGGCCGAAAATTGGACTGGAAGGTGCCCGAGCCTGAGGGCCAGACAAGTCCCAAAA ATGCAGCTGTTTTTTCCTCAGTATTGGCGCTCTGA
- the PAN2 gene encoding PAN2-PAN3 deadenylation complex catalytic subunit PAN2 isoform X6 — protein MNFEGLDPGLAEYAPAMHSALDPVLDAHLNPSLLQNVELDPEGVALEALPVQESVHIMEGVYSELHSVVAEVGVPVSVSHFDLHEEMLWVGSHGGHATSFFGPTLERYSSFQVNGSDDIRQIQSLENGILFLTKNNLKYMARGGLIIFDYLLDESEDMHSLLLTDSSTLLVGGLQNHILEIDLNTVQETQKYAVETPGVTIMRQTNRFFFCGHTSGKISLRDLRTFKVEHEFDAFSGSLSDFDVHGNLLATCGFSSRLTGLACDRFLKVYDLRMMRAITPLQVHVDPAFLRFIPTYTSRLAIISQSGQCQFCEPTGLANPADIFHVNPVGPLLMTFDVSASKQALAFGDSEGCVHLWTDSPEPSFNPYSRETEFALPCLVDSLPPLDWSQDLLPLSLIPVPLTTDTLLSDWPAANSAPAPRRAPPVDAEILRTMKKVGFIGYAPNPRTRLRNQIPYRLKESDSEFDSFSQVTESPVGREEEPHRHMVSKKYRKVTIKYSKLGLEDFDFKHYNKTLFAGLEPHIPNAYCNCMIQVLYFLEPVRCLIQNHLCQKEFCLACELGFLFHMLDLSRGDPCQGSNFLRAFRTIPEASALGLILADSDEASGKGNLARLIQRWNRFILTQLHQDMQELEVPQAYRGAGGSFCSSGDSVIGQLFSCEMENCSLCRCGSETVRASSTLLFTLSYPEDKTGKNYDFAQVLKRSICLEQNTQAWCDNCEKYQPTIQTRNIRHLPDILVINCEVNSSKEADFWRMQAEFAFKMAVKKYGGEISSKNKEFALADWKEVGSPEGMLMCSSIEELKNVWLPFSIRMKMTKNKGLDVCNWTDGDEMQWGPARAEEEHGVYVYDLMATVVHILDSRTGGSLVAHIKVGETYHQRKEVSEGVTHQQWYLFNDFLIEPIDKHEAVQFDMNWKVPAILYYIKRNLNSKYNLNIKNPIEASVLMAEASLARKQRKTHTTFIPLMLNEMPQVGDLVGLDAEFVTLNEEEAELRSDGTKSTIKPSQMSVARITCVRGQGPNEGIPFIDDYISTQEQVVDYLTQYSGIKPGDLDAKISSKHLTTLKSTYLKLRFLIDIGVKFVGHGLQKDFRVINLMVPKDQVLDTVYLFHMPRKRMISLRFLAWYFLDLKIQGETHDSIEDARTALQLYRKYLELSKNGTEPESFHKVLKGLYEKGRKLDWKVPEPEGQTSPKNAAVFSSVLAL, from the exons ATGAACTTCGAGGGTCTGGATCCTGGACTGGCAGAGTATGCCCCAGCCATGCATTCTGCCCTGGACCCTGTCCTGGATGCCCACCTGAACCCAAGTCTGCTACAGAATGTGGAGCTGGACCcggagggagtggccttggaggCTCTTCCTGTCCAAGAGTCAGTGCACATAATGGAAGGTGTCTACTCTGAACTGCACAGTGTGGTGGCTGAAGTGGGCGTGCCTGTCTCCGTCTCCCACTTTGACTTGCACGAGGAGATGCTGTGGGTGGGAAGCCATGGG GGTCATGCCACTTCATTTTTCGGCCCAACCTTGGAGCGCTACTCATCCTTTCAGGTTAATGGCAGTGATGACATTAGGCAGATCCAGAGCCTGGAGAATGGTATCCTTTTTCTCACCAAGAACAACCTCAAGTACATGGCCCGTGGGGGCCTCATTATATTTGATTATCT GCTAGACGAGAGTGAGGATATGCACAGTCTTCTGCTGACTGACAGCAGCACGCTGCTTGTTGGTGGGCTGCAGAACCACATATTGGAAATCGACCTTAACACTGTCCAGGAGACGCAGAAG TATGCAGTTGAGACACCTGGAGTCACCATCATGAGACAGACAAACCGCTTCTTCTTCTGTGGCCACACATCCGGCAAG ATTTCCCTGCGAGACCTTCGCACTTTTAAGGTGGAGCACGAGTTTGATGCTTTCTCAGGGAGTCTGTCGGACTTTGACGTGCATGGCAACCTGCTGGCCACTTGTGGCTTCTCCAGCCGCCTCACCGGCCTCGCCTGTGACCGTTTCCTCAAGGTGTATGATCTGCGCATGATGCGTGCCATCACACCACTTCAAGTTCACGTGGATCCTGCCTTCTTGCGTTTCATCCCTACGTATACTTCTCGTCTTGCTATCATCTCCCAGTCAG gGCAATGCCAGTTTTGTGAACCCACAGGCCTGGCCAACCCAGCAGACATCTTTCATGTGAATCCTGTGGGGCCTCTGTTAATGACGTTTGATGTGTCAGCCAGCAAGCAGGCCCTGGCCTTTGGAGATTCGGAGGGCTGTGTGCACCTCTGGACTGATTCCCCTGAGCCTTCCTTCAACCCCTACTCCCGGGAGACTGAGTTTGCCTTGCCCTGTCTTGTGGACTCACTGCCTCCTCTGGACTGGAGCCAGGACCTGCTGCCTCTTTCCCTCATCCCTGTCCCACTCACCACAGACACGCTTCTCTCTGATTGGCCTGCTGCCAACTCTGCTCCGGCTCCCAG GCGAGCACCCCCGGTGGATGCAGAGATTCTGCGCACCATGAAGAAGGTGGGCTTCATTGGCTATGCACCCAACCCACGGACCAGGCTACGTAATCAG attcCTTACCGACTCAAGGAGTCAGACAGTGAATTTGACAGCTTCAGCCAGGTCACTGAGTCACCAGTAGGGCGGGAAGAAGAGCCACATCGCCACATGGTCTCTAAGAAATACCGCAAG GTAACCATCAAATACTCCAAGCTAGGGCTGGAGGACTTTGACTTCAAACACTACAATAAGACCCTCTTTGCTGGATTGGAGCCCCACATCCCCAATGCCTACTGTAACTGCATGATCCAG GTACTGTATTTCCTGGAGCCTGTTCGCTGCCTGATCCAGAACCACCTTTGCCAGAAGGAGTTCTGCCTGGCATGTGAGCTGGGCTTCCTTTTCCACATGTTGGACCTCTCCCGAGGTGACCCTTGTCAG GGCAGTAATTTTCTTCGGGCGTTCCGCACCATTCCTGAGGCCTCAGCCCTTGGCCTGATCCTGGCTGACTCGGATGAGGCTTCAGGCAAGGGCAATCTGGCCAGGCTCATCCAGCGGTGGAATCGCTTCATTCTCACGCAGCTGCATCAGGATATGCAGGAGCTGGAAGTACCCCAGGCTTATCGAGGTGCTGGAGGCAG CTTTTGCTCATCGGGGGACTCAGTCATTGGGCAGCTGTTCAGCTGTGAGATGGAGAACTGCAGCCTCTGCCGCTGTGGCAGTGAGACCGTGCGAGCCTCATCTACCCTGCTCTTCACGCTCTCCTACCCTGAGG ATAAAACCGGGAAGAACTATGACTTTGCCCAGGTGCTAAAGCGAAGCATCTGCCTGGAGCAGAATACGCAGGCGTGGTGTGACAACTGTGAAAAGTACCAGCCCACG ATTCAGACACGCAACATCCGCCACCTGCCAGATATTCTTGTCATCAATTGTGAAGTGAACAGCTCAAAAGAAGCTGATTTCTGGAGAATGCAGGCTGAG TTTGCTTTCAAGATGGCAGTAAAGAAATACGGTGGGGAAATCTCCTCCAAGAACAAGGAATTTGCTTTGGCTGATTG GAAGGAAGTAGGGAGCCCAGAGGGCATGCTGATGTGTTCTTCCATTGAGGAATTAAAGAATGTCTGGCTACCGTTCTCTATTCGCATGAAGATGACCAAGAACAAAGGACTCGATGTTTGCAATTGGACCGATGGGGATGAGATGCAG TggggcccagccagggcagaggaggaacATGGTGTCTATGTGTATGACCTGATGGCTACTGTGGTACACATCCTGGACTCGCGCACAGGGGGCAGCCTGGTGGCTCACATCAAAGTTGGAGAGACCTACCACCAACGCAAGGAGGTGAGTGAG GGCGTTACCCACCAGCAGTGGTACCTCTTCAATGACTTTCTTATTGAACCTATTGATAAG CATGAAGCTGTGCAGTTTGACATGAATTGGAAAGTGCCTGCTATCCTTTATTACATCAAAAGGAATCTTAATTCCAAATACAACCTGAACA TCAAGAACCCTATTGAGGCAAGTGTCCTGATGGCTGAAGCCTCACTGGCACGGAAGCAGCGGAAGACACATACTACCTTCATTCCGCTGATGCTGAATGAGATGCCACAGGTTGGGGACCTGGTGGGCCTGGATGCTGAGTTCGTCACCCTCAATGAG GAGGAAGCAGAGTTGCGCAGTGATGGCACCAAGTCGACCATCAAACCAAGCCAGATGTCAGTCGCTAGGATTACCTGTGTTCGGGGCCAGGGGCCCAATGAGGGTATCCCTTTCATTGATGACTACATCTCTACCCAGGAGCAG GTGGTGGATTACTTGACTCAATACTCAGGGATAAAGCCAGGAGATCTCGATGCCAAGATTTCCTCTAAGCACCTCACAACTCTCAAGTCTACCTACTTAAAACTTCGTTTTCTCATAGACATTGGAGTCAAGTTTGTGGGTCATGGTCTGCAGAAGGACTTCCGGGTCATCAACCTCATG GTGCCCAAGGACCAAGTCCTTGACACAGTCTATCTGTTTCACATGCCCCGAAAACGAATGATTTCCCTGCGATTCCTTGCTTGGTATTTTCTGG ACCTGAAGATTCAAGGGGAGACCCACGACAGTATTGAGGATGCTCGCACAGCCCTTCAGCTCTACCGAAAGTATCTGGAGCTAAGCAAAAATGGCACTGAGCCCGAGTCCTTCCACAAAGTGCTCAAGGGTCTTTACGAGAAGGGCCGAAAATTGGACTGGAAGGTGCCCGAGCCTGAGGGCCAGACAAGTCCCAAAA ATGCAGCTGTTTTTTCCTCAGTATTGGCGCTCTGA